The following proteins are co-located in the Streptomyces asiaticus genome:
- a CDS encoding DUF6397 family protein has product MAVRVEQESRESQGPWSPEWLGEPSVPGRASGPGDPGGPAGPGGSGESVGFGAAARALGLNTREFELAVQLGEVRTVTTGLGRRVACEELRRVTAAEGFPEALIARLRVVGTAESAELLGITQGRLTRLARGGFFAPVRFYVNRYRAVVWLYLASDLTEFAVRQPELLSGRTPPGLSAALAAGEDWRAAKWRSRRIGQLLAQTEDPWERAAVLASVLGSVELASAVADPYERAHLRELRPALVRMRPDAGAVRDVIDKVVTADDPREIRRYRAALASSLDDARLARSAPRPDAGPEPALGDRTPVPGRPRSLWQKLIGTMRHGAAQPCGAHHGAAHHGAAHHGGAHHGGAHHGGAQPSSAAPSAGRSGRNNPSCTTDTRSRPARS; this is encoded by the coding sequence ATGGCAGTGCGGGTGGAGCAGGAGTCGCGGGAGAGCCAGGGGCCGTGGAGCCCGGAGTGGCTCGGCGAGCCGAGCGTACCGGGACGGGCGAGCGGGCCGGGAGACCCTGGCGGGCCTGCGGGGCCTGGCGGATCGGGCGAGAGCGTCGGGTTCGGCGCGGCGGCCCGGGCGCTGGGGCTCAACACGCGGGAGTTCGAGCTGGCCGTTCAGCTGGGGGAAGTGCGCACCGTCACCACCGGTCTGGGCCGGCGGGTGGCGTGCGAGGAGTTGAGGCGGGTGACCGCCGCCGAGGGCTTCCCGGAAGCGCTCATCGCCCGTCTCCGCGTGGTCGGCACCGCGGAGAGCGCGGAGCTGCTCGGCATTACCCAGGGGCGGCTGACCCGCCTCGCGCGCGGGGGTTTCTTCGCCCCGGTCCGGTTCTATGTCAATCGCTATCGGGCTGTCGTATGGCTCTATCTGGCGTCGGATCTGACCGAGTTCGCCGTCAGGCAGCCGGAGTTGCTGAGCGGCCGCACCCCGCCGGGGCTGAGCGCCGCATTGGCCGCGGGGGAGGACTGGCGGGCCGCCAAATGGCGCAGCCGCAGAATCGGCCAGCTGCTCGCCCAGACCGAGGACCCCTGGGAGCGGGCCGCGGTGCTGGCCTCGGTGCTGGGCTCCGTCGAGCTGGCCTCGGCCGTGGCCGATCCGTATGAGCGGGCCCATCTGCGGGAGCTCCGCCCCGCACTCGTCCGGATGCGCCCCGACGCGGGCGCGGTCCGGGATGTCATCGACAAGGTGGTCACGGCGGACGACCCACGGGAGATCCGGCGCTATCGGGCCGCCCTCGCCTCGTCATTGGACGATGCCCGCCTGGCCCGGTCCGCGCCACGCCCGGACGCCGGGCCGGAGCCGGCGCTCGGAGACCGCACCCCGGTTCCGGGCCGCCCGCGGAGCCTGTGGCAGAAGCTGATCGGCACGATGAGACACGGTGCGGCACAGCCCTGTGGGGCACACCACGGCGCGGCACACCACGGCGCGGCACACCACGGCGGGGCACACCACGGTGGGGCACACCACGGTGGGGCTCAGCCGTCGTCCGCGGCGCCTTCGGCGGGCCGCAGCGGGCGGAACAACCCCTCTTGCACCACGGACACCAGGAGCCGACCCGCACGGTCGTAG
- a CDS encoding roadblock/LC7 domain-containing protein, with amino-acid sequence MTKPRSTAARSMADLDRILNDLVAGALGVRHAVVLSRDGATVSASGGLSRHEAEHLATVASGFHGIAASAGRRGRGGPSRRTMIEMAAGTLFVAVLADGACLAVLGTAGAEPAAIAEETARLVDLVDRRRRRPWSRRRFGRMRRGTRNGPRKIIPTTTAKGCGDASSDLAGPT; translated from the coding sequence ATGACCAAGCCGCGCAGCACCGCCGCACGCTCCATGGCCGATCTCGACCGGATCCTGAACGATCTGGTGGCCGGGGCCCTAGGCGTACGCCATGCCGTGGTGCTCTCCCGGGACGGGGCGACCGTCAGCGCGTCCGGTGGGCTCTCCCGCCATGAGGCCGAGCACCTGGCCACCGTCGCCTCCGGATTCCACGGCATCGCCGCGAGCGCCGGGCGCCGGGGGCGCGGCGGCCCGTCCCGGCGGACGATGATTGAGATGGCGGCGGGCACCCTCTTCGTCGCGGTGCTGGCCGATGGCGCGTGCCTGGCCGTGCTGGGCACCGCGGGCGCCGAGCCGGCCGCGATCGCCGAGGAGACGGCCCGGCTCGTGGACCTGGTTGACCGGCGGCGGCGCCGCCCATGGTCCCGTCGGCGGTTCGGCCGGATGCGCCGGGGTACCCGCAACGGCCCTCGGAAGATCATTCCGACGACTACGGCGAAGGGATGCGGTGATGCGAGCAGTGACCTGGCAGGGCCGACATGA
- a CDS encoding class I SAM-dependent methyltransferase has product MPHESSRGNSAADVRDFFTPRAADWDRRFPGDGPAYAAAVADLGLRPGDAVLDAGCGTGRALPALRAAAGPEGTVLGVDLTPAMLDAALREGRDGFAGLALADVARLPLRDGCLDAVFAAGLISHLSDPRENLRELARVVRPGGRLALFHPVGRAALAARHGRALTPDDLRAEPQLRPLLAGSGWRLESYTDEDTRFLALAVREAG; this is encoded by the coding sequence GTGCCACATGAGTCCTCCCGTGGAAACAGTGCGGCCGACGTACGGGACTTCTTCACCCCCAGGGCGGCCGACTGGGACCGCCGCTTCCCGGGCGACGGCCCCGCATACGCGGCCGCCGTCGCCGACCTCGGGCTCCGCCCCGGGGACGCGGTACTCGACGCGGGGTGCGGAACGGGGCGTGCGCTGCCCGCGCTGCGCGCCGCGGCCGGCCCCGAGGGGACCGTTCTCGGCGTGGACCTCACGCCCGCCATGCTGGACGCCGCCCTGCGCGAGGGCCGGGACGGCTTCGCGGGCCTCGCCCTCGCCGATGTGGCACGGCTGCCGCTGCGCGACGGCTGCCTGGACGCGGTGTTCGCCGCCGGGCTGATCTCCCATCTCTCCGACCCCCGCGAGAACCTGCGCGAACTGGCCCGGGTGGTGCGCCCCGGCGGGCGACTCGCGCTGTTCCATCCGGTGGGGCGGGCCGCTCTCGCCGCCCGCCACGGCCGCGCTCTCACCCCCGACGACCTGCGGGCGGAGCCCCAGCTGCGGCCGTTGCTGGCGGGCTCCGGATGGCGGCTGGAGTCGTACACCGACGAGGACACACGCTTTCTGGCACTCGCCGTCCGCGAAGCCGGCTGA
- a CDS encoding DEAD/DEAH box helicase, translating to MTLIDQLPSDADPDALFEAFSTWVEERGISLYPAQEEALIEVVSGANVILSTPTGSGKSLVAAGAHFAALARDEVTFYTAPIKALVSEKFFELCKLFGTENVGMLTGDASVNADAPVICCTAEVLASIALRDGKDADIGQVVMDEFHFYAEPDRGWAWQIPLLELPRAQFILMSATLGDVSRFQEDLTRRTGRPTAVVRSATRPVPLSYEYRTTPLTETLTELLETQQAPVYIVHFTQAAAVERAQALMSINMCSRAEKDEIASLIGNFRFTTKFGRNLSRYVRHGIGVHHAGMLPKYRRLVEKLAQAGLLKVICGTDTLGVGVNVPIRTVLFTALTKYDGQRVRTLRAREFHQIAGRAGRAGFDTAGFVVAQAPEHVVENEKALAKAGDDPKKRRKVVRKKAPEGFVNWGQNTFEKLIASDPEPLTSRFRVTHAMLLSVIARPGNAFEGMRRLLEDNHEPRKNQLRHIRRAIAIYRSLLDGGVVEQVKPGDADGEDGSAPIVRLTVDLQQDFALNQPLSTFALAAFELLDPESPSYALDMVSVVESTLDDPRQILAAQQNKARGEAVAAMKADGVEYEERMERLQDISYPKPLEELLFHAYGLYRKSHPWVGDHPLSPKSVIRDMYERAMTFTEFTSFYDLARTEGIVLRYLASAFKALDHTVPDDLKSDDFQDIIAWLGEMVRQVDSSLLDEWEQLANPEEESAEEAQERADQVRPVTANARAFRVLVRNAMFRRVELAALDKVAELGEMDADSGWDEDAWAEAMDGYWEEYEELGTGAQARGPKLLRIEEDPEHGLWRVRQTFDDPNGDHDWGISAEVDLAASDEEGRAVVRVTDVGQL from the coding sequence GTGACTCTTATCGATCAGCTGCCGAGCGACGCCGACCCCGACGCACTTTTCGAGGCGTTCTCCACCTGGGTCGAGGAGCGGGGCATCTCGCTGTACCCCGCCCAGGAGGAAGCGCTGATCGAGGTGGTGTCCGGGGCGAATGTGATCCTCTCGACCCCCACTGGCTCGGGCAAGAGCCTGGTGGCGGCGGGCGCCCACTTCGCCGCCCTCGCCCGGGACGAGGTCACCTTCTACACCGCACCGATCAAGGCCCTGGTCTCGGAGAAGTTCTTCGAGCTGTGCAAGCTCTTCGGCACCGAGAACGTCGGGATGCTCACCGGCGACGCGTCGGTCAACGCGGACGCGCCGGTCATCTGCTGTACGGCCGAGGTGCTGGCGTCCATCGCCCTGCGGGACGGCAAGGACGCCGATATCGGCCAGGTGGTGATGGACGAGTTCCACTTCTATGCGGAGCCGGACCGGGGCTGGGCGTGGCAGATCCCGCTGCTGGAGCTGCCGAGGGCGCAGTTCATCCTGATGTCGGCGACGCTCGGTGATGTGAGCCGGTTCCAGGAGGATCTGACCCGGCGCACCGGGCGGCCCACCGCGGTCGTGCGGTCCGCGACCCGGCCGGTGCCGCTGAGCTACGAGTACCGGACGACGCCGCTGACCGAGACGCTGACCGAACTGCTGGAGACCCAGCAGGCGCCCGTCTACATCGTGCACTTCACCCAGGCGGCGGCCGTCGAGCGGGCCCAGGCGCTGATGAGCATCAATATGTGCTCGCGTGCCGAGAAGGACGAGATCGCCTCGCTGATCGGCAATTTCCGGTTCACCACCAAGTTCGGCCGCAACCTGTCCCGTTACGTCCGGCACGGGATCGGCGTGCACCATGCGGGCATGCTGCCCAAGTACCGGCGGCTGGTGGAGAAGCTGGCGCAGGCCGGGCTGCTCAAGGTCATCTGCGGTACGGACACCCTGGGCGTGGGCGTCAATGTGCCCATCCGCACCGTCCTGTTCACCGCGCTGACAAAGTACGACGGTCAGCGGGTGCGGACGCTGCGGGCCCGGGAGTTCCACCAGATCGCGGGCCGGGCCGGACGGGCCGGCTTCGACACCGCGGGCTTTGTGGTGGCCCAGGCTCCCGAGCACGTCGTCGAGAACGAGAAGGCGCTCGCGAAGGCCGGGGACGATCCGAAGAAGCGCCGCAAGGTGGTCCGCAAGAAGGCGCCGGAGGGCTTCGTCAACTGGGGCCAGAACACCTTCGAGAAGCTCATCGCCTCCGACCCCGAGCCGCTCACCTCCCGGTTCCGGGTCACCCATGCGATGCTGCTGTCGGTCATCGCCCGTCCAGGCAACGCCTTCGAGGGAATGCGCCGCCTGCTGGAGGACAACCACGAGCCGCGCAAGAACCAGCTGCGGCACATCCGCCGGGCGATCGCGATCTACCGCTCGCTGCTGGACGGCGGGGTGGTCGAGCAGGTGAAGCCCGGGGACGCCGACGGCGAGGACGGGAGCGCCCCGATCGTCCGGCTGACGGTGGATCTCCAGCAGGACTTCGCGCTCAATCAGCCGCTGTCCACCTTCGCGCTGGCCGCCTTCGAGTTGCTGGACCCCGAATCGCCCTCCTACGCCCTGGACATGGTCTCGGTCGTGGAGTCGACGCTGGACGACCCCCGGCAGATCCTGGCGGCGCAGCAGAACAAGGCGCGCGGCGAGGCGGTGGCCGCGATGAAGGCGGACGGCGTCGAGTACGAGGAGCGCATGGAGCGGCTCCAGGACATCTCCTACCCCAAGCCGCTGGAGGAATTGCTCTTCCACGCGTACGGGCTCTACCGCAAGAGCCATCCATGGGTCGGCGACCATCCGCTCTCGCCCAAGTCGGTGATCCGCGACATGTACGAGCGGGCGATGACCTTCACCGAGTTCACCTCGTTCTACGACCTGGCGCGGACCGAGGGCATTGTGCTGCGCTACCTGGCCAGTGCCTTCAAGGCCCTGGACCACACCGTGCCGGACGATCTGAAGTCCGATGACTTCCAGGACATCATCGCCTGGCTCGGCGAGATGGTGCGGCAGGTCGACTCCAGCCTCCTGGACGAGTGGGAGCAGCTGGCCAACCCGGAGGAGGAGTCGGCGGAGGAGGCGCAGGAGCGCGCCGACCAGGTCAGGCCGGTCACCGCCAACGCCCGCGCCTTCCGCGTGCTGGTGCGCAACGCCATGTTCCGCCGGGTGGAGCTGGCCGCGCTGGACAAAGTCGCCGAGCTCGGGGAAATGGACGCCGACTCCGGCTGGGACGAGGACGCCTGGGCCGAGGCGATGGACGGGTACTGGGAGGAGTACGAGGAGCTCGGCACCGGAGCGCAGGCCCGCGGGCCGAAGCTGCTGCGGATCGAGGAGGACCCCGAGCACGGTCTGTGGCGGGTGCGGCAGACCTTCGACGACCCGAACGGCGACCACGACTGGGGCATCTCGGCGGAGGTCGATCTCGCCGCCTCCGACGAGGAGGGCCGGGCGGTGGTCCGGGTCACCGACGTGGGCCAACTGTAG
- a CDS encoding roadblock/LC7 domain-containing protein gives MAVNKGLDWLLDDLTERIAEIRHALVLSNDGLVTGASSTLVRQDAEHLAAVASGLHSLAKGSGHHFRTGRVRQTMVEFDEGVLFVTAAGDGSCLCVLTGPDADVGQVAYEMALLVNRVGEHLGVEARQESGAPS, from the coding sequence ATGGCAGTGAACAAGGGACTCGACTGGTTACTGGACGACCTGACCGAGCGGATCGCCGAGATACGGCACGCGCTGGTGCTGTCCAACGACGGGCTGGTGACGGGGGCGAGTTCCACGCTGGTGCGCCAGGACGCCGAACACCTGGCCGCGGTGGCGTCCGGGCTGCACAGCCTCGCCAAGGGGTCCGGGCATCACTTCCGGACGGGCCGGGTGCGGCAGACGATGGTCGAGTTCGACGAGGGCGTCCTCTTCGTCACGGCGGCGGGAGACGGCAGCTGTCTGTGCGTGCTCACCGGGCCGGACGCGGATGTGGGGCAGGTCGCCTACGAGATGGCGCTGCTGGTCAACCGGGTGGGGGAGCACCTGGGAGTCGAGGCCAGGCAGGAGAGCGGCGCGCCCAGCTGA
- a CDS encoding zinc-dependent alcohol dehydrogenase, translating into MRAVTWQGRHDVRVETVPDPILKEPTDAIVRITTTGLCGSDLHLYEVLTPFMTPGDILGHEPMGIVEETGPEVTHIKPGDRVVVPFQIACGHCWMCRSGLPTQCETTQVAEHGMGAELFGYTKLYGAVAGGQAEYLRVPQAQYGPIKVPEGVHDDRFVYLSDVLPTAWQAVEYAEVPRGGTLAVLGLGPIGLMACRVAKVQGLADRVIGVDLVPERLRRARADGVEVHDLNDFSRQEDLVEAVLSTTGGRGPDAVIDAVGTEAHGSPLGRTAQRATGLLPREWAAKLTEKAGVDRLAALRLAIALVRRGGTISLSGVYGGMADPLPLMTMFDKQIQLRMGQANVRRWADDIFPLLTDDDPLGVDGFATHRVPLEEAPQAYEMFQRKEDGAIKVLMRP; encoded by the coding sequence ATGCGAGCAGTGACCTGGCAGGGCCGACATGATGTGCGGGTCGAGACGGTCCCCGATCCCATCCTCAAGGAGCCGACGGACGCGATCGTCCGGATCACCACCACGGGGCTGTGCGGGTCCGATCTGCATCTGTACGAGGTGCTCACGCCATTCATGACCCCCGGCGACATCCTCGGCCACGAGCCGATGGGCATCGTGGAGGAGACCGGCCCGGAGGTGACGCACATCAAGCCCGGCGACCGCGTGGTGGTCCCGTTCCAGATCGCCTGCGGGCACTGCTGGATGTGCCGCTCCGGTCTGCCGACGCAGTGCGAGACCACTCAGGTCGCCGAGCACGGCATGGGGGCGGAGCTCTTCGGCTACACCAAGCTCTACGGCGCGGTGGCCGGCGGCCAGGCGGAGTATCTGAGGGTGCCGCAGGCCCAGTACGGCCCGATCAAGGTGCCCGAAGGAGTCCACGACGACCGCTTCGTCTATCTGTCCGACGTACTGCCCACGGCATGGCAGGCGGTCGAGTACGCGGAGGTGCCGCGCGGCGGCACGCTCGCGGTCCTGGGGCTGGGGCCCATCGGACTCATGGCCTGCCGGGTGGCGAAGGTCCAGGGGCTGGCCGACCGGGTCATCGGCGTGGACCTTGTCCCCGAACGGCTGCGCCGGGCGCGCGCCGACGGCGTCGAGGTCCATGACCTCAATGACTTCTCCCGCCAGGAGGACCTGGTCGAGGCCGTCCTCTCGACCACCGGCGGCCGTGGACCGGACGCGGTCATCGACGCGGTGGGCACGGAGGCCCACGGCAGCCCGCTGGGCCGGACCGCCCAGCGGGCCACGGGTCTGCTGCCACGGGAATGGGCCGCCAAGCTCACGGAGAAGGCCGGGGTCGACCGGCTGGCGGCGCTGCGGCTGGCCATCGCGCTGGTGCGGCGCGGCGGAACGATCTCCCTCAGCGGGGTCTACGGCGGGATGGCCGATCCGCTGCCGCTGATGACCATGTTCGACAAGCAGATCCAGCTGCGGATGGGCCAGGCGAACGTGCGGCGCTGGGCCGACGACATCTTCCCGCTGCTCACGGACGACGACCCGTTGGGTGTCGACGGGTTCGCCACCCACCGTGTGCCGCTGGAGGAGGCACCTCAGGCCTATGAGATGTTCCAGCGCAAGGAGGACGGTGCGATAAAGGTCCTCATGCGCCCGTAA
- a CDS encoding PPOX class F420-dependent oxidoreductase, producing MAQNMTKDQWQKFVTEGTRTAKLATVRADGSPHLAPVWFLLDGDDLVFNTGQETVKGRNLARDGRLSICVDDDRPPFAFVTLRGRAELIDDLGQVRDWATRIAARYMGEDRAEEYGARNGVPGELLVRVRIDKVLALSGVAE from the coding sequence ATGGCTCAGAACATGACCAAGGATCAGTGGCAGAAGTTCGTCACGGAGGGCACCCGCACCGCGAAGCTGGCGACCGTGCGGGCCGACGGAAGTCCGCACCTCGCGCCCGTGTGGTTCCTGCTCGACGGTGACGACCTCGTCTTCAACACAGGTCAGGAGACGGTCAAGGGACGCAACTTGGCCCGGGACGGCCGACTCAGCATCTGCGTGGACGACGACAGGCCGCCGTTCGCCTTCGTCACCCTGCGGGGACGCGCGGAGCTGATCGACGATCTGGGTCAGGTCCGCGACTGGGCCACCCGGATCGCCGCCCGCTACATGGGCGAGGACCGGGCCGAGGAGTACGGCGCCCGCAACGGCGTGCCGGGCGAGCTGCTGGTCAGGGTGCGCATCGACAAGGTGCTCGCGCTCTCCGGAGTCGCCGAGTAG
- a CDS encoding metal-dependent hydrolase, protein MMGPAHSLSGAAAWLGVGAAAAAAGHAMPWPVLVAGALICAGAALAPDLDHKAATISRAFGPISRALCEVIDKISYSVYKSTRKAGDPRRSGGHRTLTHTWVWAVLIGAGASALAMIGGRWAVLGILFVHMVLAVEGLLWRAARVSSDVLVWLLGAASAWILADVLHKPGNGSDWLFSAPGQEYLWLGLPIVLGALVHDIGDALTVSGCPILWPIPIGRKRWYPIGPPKGMRFRAGSWVELKVLMPVFMLLGGMGGLAALGVI, encoded by the coding sequence ATGATGGGACCGGCGCATTCGCTGTCCGGGGCGGCGGCCTGGCTGGGGGTGGGGGCGGCGGCCGCGGCGGCCGGCCACGCGATGCCCTGGCCGGTGCTGGTCGCCGGCGCGCTGATCTGCGCGGGAGCGGCGCTCGCCCCCGACCTCGACCACAAGGCGGCGACCATATCGCGCGCCTTCGGGCCCATCTCGAGGGCTCTGTGCGAGGTGATCGACAAGATCTCGTACTCCGTCTACAAGTCGACCAGAAAGGCGGGCGACCCGCGCCGCTCCGGCGGCCACCGCACCCTGACCCACACCTGGGTATGGGCGGTGCTGATCGGCGCCGGAGCCTCGGCGCTCGCGATGATCGGCGGTCGCTGGGCGGTGCTGGGCATCCTCTTCGTACACATGGTGCTGGCCGTCGAGGGTCTGCTGTGGCGGGCGGCGCGGGTCTCCAGCGATGTCCTGGTGTGGCTGCTCGGGGCGGCCAGTGCCTGGATCCTCGCCGATGTGCTGCACAAGCCCGGCAATGGCTCGGACTGGCTGTTCAGCGCACCTGGCCAGGAGTACCTCTGGCTGGGCCTGCCGATCGTGCTCGGCGCCCTGGTCCACGACATCGGGGACGCGCTCACCGTCTCCGGCTGCCCGATCCTGTGGCCCATCCCGATCGGCCGCAAGCGCTGGTACCCGATCGGTCCGCCGAAGGGGATGCGGTTCCGGGCCGGCAGCTGGGTCGAGCTGAAGGTGCTGATGCCGGTCTTCATGTTGCTCGGTGGCATGGGCGGGCTGGCCGCCCTCGGCGTGATCTGA
- a CDS encoding PadR family transcriptional regulator — protein sequence MLELAILGFLHDAPLHGYELRKRIAALTGHGKPVAESTLYPAIKRLEKAGLLARRTQPGAGAAPRHVLTLTAEGQTELRRRLAHPADVDITDENRWFTVLAFLRHLDDPPAQAEVLERRMAFLRQPSSFFYEGGRPLRAEEVEDPFRRGILTIARATSQAELSWLRRTLDTLRAATDDR from the coding sequence ATGCTCGAACTCGCCATCCTGGGCTTCCTCCACGACGCCCCGCTGCACGGCTATGAGTTGCGCAAGCGCATCGCCGCGCTGACCGGACATGGGAAACCCGTGGCCGAGTCCACCCTCTACCCGGCGATCAAGCGGCTGGAGAAGGCCGGTCTGCTGGCCCGGCGGACCCAGCCGGGCGCGGGGGCCGCGCCCCGGCACGTGCTCACGCTGACCGCCGAGGGGCAGACGGAGCTGCGCCGCCGTCTCGCGCATCCGGCGGACGTCGACATCACCGACGAGAACCGCTGGTTCACCGTGCTGGCGTTCCTGCGCCACCTCGACGACCCGCCGGCCCAGGCGGAGGTGCTGGAGCGCCGGATGGCCTTTCTGCGGCAGCCGTCGAGCTTCTTCTACGAGGGCGGCCGTCCGTTGCGGGCCGAAGAGGTCGAGGATCCCTTCCGGCGCGGCATTCTCACCATCGCCCGGGCCACCAGCCAGGCCGAACTGTCCTGGCTGCGGCGCACACTGGACACGCTCCGGGCGGCGACCGACGACCGATGA
- a CDS encoding acyl-CoA thioesterase: MTNPAERLVDLLDLERIELDIFRGRSPDESLQRVFGGQVAGQALVAAGRTTDGQRPVHSLHAYFLRPGRPGVPIVYQVERIRDGRSFTTRRVVAIQQGRTIFNLTASFHSPEPGIEQQLPMPDVPGPEGLPTLADEVRAHLGTLPEAFARMERRQPFDIRYVERLRWTDEELKGVEPRSAVWMRAVGALGDDPLVHTCALTYASDMMLLDAVRVPVEPLWGPRGFDMASLDHAMWFHRPFRTDEWFLYEQESPVATGGRGLARGRIYDRAGRLLVSVVQEGLFRPLRPAEGAADDG; the protein is encoded by the coding sequence ATGACCAATCCCGCCGAGCGCCTGGTCGATCTGCTCGATCTGGAACGGATCGAGCTGGACATCTTCCGTGGCCGCAGCCCCGATGAGTCGCTACAGCGGGTGTTCGGCGGGCAGGTGGCGGGCCAGGCGCTGGTGGCCGCCGGGCGGACCACCGACGGGCAGCGTCCGGTGCACTCGCTGCACGCGTACTTCCTGCGGCCGGGTCGGCCGGGCGTGCCCATCGTGTACCAGGTGGAGCGGATCCGGGACGGGCGCTCCTTCACCACCCGCCGGGTCGTCGCCATCCAGCAGGGTCGCACGATCTTCAATCTGACGGCCTCCTTTCATTCTCCTGAGCCGGGTATCGAGCAGCAACTGCCGATGCCGGATGTGCCCGGGCCGGAGGGTCTGCCGACCCTCGCCGACGAGGTCCGCGCCCATCTGGGCACGCTCCCCGAGGCGTTCGCCCGTATGGAGCGCCGGCAGCCCTTCGACATCCGCTATGTGGAGCGGCTGCGCTGGACGGACGAGGAGCTCAAGGGCGTGGAACCGCGCAGCGCCGTATGGATGCGCGCGGTGGGGGCGCTCGGGGACGACCCGCTGGTGCACACCTGTGCGCTCACCTATGCGAGCGACATGATGCTGCTGGACGCGGTGCGGGTGCCGGTCGAGCCGCTCTGGGGCCCACGGGGCTTCGACATGGCCTCGCTGGATCACGCCATGTGGTTCCACCGGCCGTTCCGCACCGATGAGTGGTTTCTCTACGAGCAGGAGTCGCCCGTGGCCACGGGCGGCCGGGGACTGGCGCGCGGCCGGATCTACGACCGTGCGGGTCGGCTCCTGGTGTCCGTGGTGCAAGAGGGGTTGTTCCGCCCGCTGCGGCCCGCCGAAGGCGCCGCGGACGACGGCTGA